From a single Francisella halioticida genomic region:
- the folK gene encoding 2-amino-4-hydroxy-6-hydroxymethyldihydropteridine diphosphokinase: MQYIIGIGTNIGFTLENIHLAIEALSVNQNIKILKKAGLYSSKALLKENAPKDWDINFINTAIKISSTLSPSELLVVLKNIEKDIGRDLNAPVWSPRIIDLDILAAEDLILETDELIIPHKELINRNFALAPLLELSKGWYHPKKVDINLNIKLKELGKIKKLKQNHSNTMRMGIINLSYQSFSDGHFDDDRRESNLYELIENGAEIIDIGAESTKPNARVISVDEEFKKLNIFLEYIKSNTANLKYKPLISIDTRKLDVMHKILEKHHDIIWMVNDVECNDIEQKSKLIAKYNKKYVITHNLGITDRDQYLNKQNAIDNICKYIEEKKQILINNGLAKENIYFDVGFGFGKKADTAKYLLENFIKIKERLDLKALIGHSRKPSILGLTKDDNLKSLDRATRELSKKLEKINIEIIRIHKI; the protein is encoded by the coding sequence ATGCAGTATATTATAGGAATTGGTACAAATATAGGTTTCACACTTGAGAATATTCATCTAGCAATAGAAGCTCTAAGCGTTAACCAAAATATAAAAATACTAAAAAAAGCTGGATTATATAGCAGTAAGGCTCTACTTAAAGAAAATGCTCCTAAAGACTGGGATATTAATTTTATAAATACGGCTATAAAAATTAGTTCAACATTATCACCTTCTGAGCTCTTGGTAGTATTAAAAAATATTGAAAAGGACATTGGCAGAGATCTAAATGCTCCTGTATGGTCACCAAGAATTATTGATCTAGATATTTTGGCTGCTGAAGATCTGATTCTAGAAACAGATGAGCTTATAATCCCTCACAAAGAATTAATTAATCGTAACTTTGCTTTAGCCCCTTTACTAGAGTTATCCAAAGGCTGGTATCATCCTAAAAAAGTAGATATAAATCTTAATATTAAATTAAAAGAGCTTGGTAAGATTAAAAAACTTAAACAAAATCATTCAAATACTATGCGTATGGGCATTATAAACCTATCTTATCAGTCTTTCTCTGATGGCCATTTTGATGATGATCGTCGCGAATCAAACTTATATGAACTTATCGAAAATGGTGCTGAAATTATAGATATTGGGGCAGAATCAACTAAACCAAATGCTAGAGTAATATCGGTAGATGAAGAGTTTAAAAAGCTCAATATTTTTCTAGAGTATATAAAATCTAATACCGCAAATTTAAAATATAAACCATTAATTAGCATCGATACACGTAAATTAGATGTTATGCACAAAATCTTGGAGAAACATCATGATATTATATGGATGGTAAATGATGTTGAATGTAATGATATTGAGCAAAAATCCAAGTTAATTGCAAAATATAATAAGAAATATGTAATAACTCATAATCTGGGTATAACAGATAGAGATCAGTATCTAAATAAACAAAATGCTATAGATAATATATGTAAATATATTGAGGAAAAAAAGCAAATTCTCATAAATAATGGTTTAGCAAAAGAAAATATCTATTTTGATGTAGGTTTTGGCTTTGGTAAAAAAGCAGATACTGCTAAATATTTATTAGAGAATTTTATTAAAATAAAAGAAAGATTAGACTTAAAAGCATTAATTGGCCATTCACGTAAACCATCTATTTTAGGATTAACAAAAGATGATAATCTAAAATCCTTAGATCGAGCAACTAGAGAACTCTCAAAAAAGTTAGAAAAAATAAATATTGAAATTATAAGAATACATAAGATTTAA
- the bioJ gene encoding pimeloyl-ACP methyl ester esterase BioJ codes for MSYHPSLEAIFDTPEIRRIKKIDLKEQREIFKSLSISQIKRIPRPDILEEDIKLGNNTILRHYKSKKPNGKALLFIHGGGWCLNSIDTYDHVCRYLCDKGNFDIFSLAYGLAPEHKYPIAADHALFAYDWLYKNISRFDIASENIFAMGDSAGGNLVAIICHERQQNMPKAQILFYPAVDMYTKYESTHKFNEYKYHLTAEWCEMMLKAYLGDKILSQPKRLRDPKISPLFYEAIKQPDTLIVAATHDILIDGIYAYEDKLKQQGTLVETHYDDEMYHGFMTIIGISPLPNAKIALDKVVEFVNKR; via the coding sequence ATGTCATACCACCCAAGTTTAGAAGCAATCTTTGACACTCCAGAAATTAGAAGAATAAAAAAAATAGACTTAAAAGAACAGCGTGAAATTTTTAAAAGTTTATCTATTAGCCAAATTAAAAGAATTCCTCGTCCTGATATTCTCGAAGAAGATATCAAACTAGGGAATAATACTATACTAAGACACTATAAGTCTAAAAAACCAAATGGTAAAGCGCTACTTTTTATTCATGGTGGTGGCTGGTGTCTAAACTCGATAGATACTTATGACCATGTGTGTCGTTATCTTTGTGATAAGGGAAACTTTGACATATTCTCATTAGCATATGGTTTAGCTCCTGAGCATAAGTATCCTATTGCTGCTGATCATGCACTATTTGCTTATGATTGGTTATATAAAAATATTAGTAGATTTGATATAGCCTCTGAGAATATCTTTGCTATGGGAGATAGTGCTGGAGGAAATCTTGTGGCTATAATTTGCCATGAACGCCAACAAAACATGCCTAAAGCTCAAATCCTATTTTATCCAGCTGTTGATATGTATACAAAATATGAAAGTACTCATAAATTTAATGAATATAAATACCATCTAACTGCAGAATGGTGTGAAATGATGCTTAAAGCCTATCTTGGTGATAAAATTTTATCTCAGCCAAAGAGATTAAGAGATCCAAAAATTTCTCCTTTATTTTATGAAGCAATAAAGCAACCGGATACTCTAATAGTAGCAGCTACTCATGATATTTTAATAGATGGAATTTATGCTTATGAAGATAAATTAAAACAACAAGGGACTTTAGTTGAAACACATTACGATGATGAAATGTATCATGGTTTTATGACTATAATTGGAATTAGCCCATTACCAAATGCTAAAATAGCTCTAGATAAAGTTGTAGAATTTGTTAATAAAAGGTAA
- a CDS encoding PaaI family thioesterase: MNPVFKTDKKSDDKSTQLIARFNELPAFVATGGEIIFVSNDFLEVHLKFNLNENTKNYHGTGFGGAIYSSLDPIYPLQLCKILGEDYVVWDLSANIDYLKPITDHSIVYARFLLSKQIIANIKQDVQIKNKSIVSLPVCYEDLQKNIYAKAIKTIYIADREYFNNKI; this comes from the coding sequence ATGAACCCAGTTTTTAAAACAGATAAAAAATCTGACGATAAATCAACTCAACTTATAGCAAGGTTTAATGAGCTACCAGCCTTTGTAGCAACTGGTGGTGAAATAATATTTGTATCTAATGATTTTCTTGAAGTTCATCTAAAATTTAATCTAAATGAAAATACTAAAAACTATCATGGTACGGGTTTTGGTGGAGCAATATATTCTTCATTAGACCCAATCTACCCTTTGCAATTATGTAAAATCCTTGGTGAAGATTATGTTGTATGGGACTTGTCAGCAAATATAGACTACCTTAAGCCAATCACTGATCATAGCATTGTATATGCAAGATTTTTATTATCTAAACAAATTATAGCTAACATTAAACAAGATGTACAAATCAAAAATAAATCAATAGTTAGTTTACCTGTATGTTATGAAGATTTACAAAAAAATATTTATGCTAAAGCTATTAAAACAATATATATAGCAGATAGAGAATATTTTAATAATAAAATATAG
- a CDS encoding bifunctional chorismate-binding protein/class IV aminotransferase, translating to MNSKIPQFAIFENTLVDSGNYYFYNPTKEVIAYDKESLELAFYELEKLQQQGLYLAGYISYEAGYYLKDELKHLRLPNDGRLLHFVAFKNLSYDVPNFSNIASSIDLMIDNLSFEDYSKDFEKVQLALTDGESYEVNLTKNILAASSFSSQELYSSLKQNQLVKYAAYLPFLNPDLISISPELFFKKENNTIIVRPMKGTARLSGNDQKDLEIFQELESCDKNKAENLIIVDLLRNDLSGIANTHTVKVDKLFLIEKYKNLLQMTSQISANVDKQISFRKILVSLFPCGSITGAPKKRTMELIKHIEKQNRGVYTGSIGYILPNNNMCFNVAIRTIQKYSNNIQIGVGGAITVYSDVESEWHEMDTKIAFIKQMYKPDFSLIESFYYSNGFKYLHLHLERLENTVKRLFFDINIVDIKNRLIDYCKKIHKSKEYKIRLEYSYDKSLIIEHSQIDTNIKQSVKLIVCPERVDSKNKLFQYKTTHNSTRGFYTQMHNKYINTKNDYELIFLNENDYVTETRFHNIIIEKDRQLYTPKLVDGVLNGIARKSMIIETNLKPKSLTMDDLKYADKIYLINSVRGLTPAYLEV from the coding sequence ATGAACTCTAAAATACCTCAGTTTGCCATATTTGAAAATACTTTAGTAGATAGCGGGAATTACTATTTTTATAATCCTACTAAAGAAGTTATAGCTTATGATAAAGAATCTTTAGAATTAGCTTTTTATGAGTTAGAAAAGCTTCAGCAACAAGGCTTATACTTAGCTGGATATATTAGTTATGAGGCAGGTTATTATTTAAAAGATGAGTTAAAACACTTACGTTTACCTAATGATGGAAGACTACTTCATTTTGTGGCTTTTAAGAATCTTAGCTATGATGTGCCTAATTTCTCTAATATAGCTAGTTCTATAGATTTAATGATAGATAATCTTAGTTTTGAAGATTATTCTAAAGATTTTGAAAAAGTTCAATTAGCTCTCACAGATGGAGAGAGTTACGAAGTTAATTTAACTAAAAATATTCTTGCAGCATCTAGTTTTAGTAGCCAGGAATTATATAGTAGTTTAAAACAAAATCAGTTAGTTAAATATGCAGCATATTTACCGTTTTTGAATCCTGATCTAATATCAATTTCACCAGAACTTTTCTTTAAGAAAGAAAATAATACTATTATAGTAAGACCAATGAAAGGTACTGCTAGACTTAGCGGTAATGATCAAAAAGACTTAGAAATTTTTCAAGAACTAGAATCTTGTGACAAAAATAAAGCTGAGAACTTAATAATCGTTGATTTGCTAAGAAATGATTTATCAGGCATTGCAAATACTCATACAGTTAAGGTAGATAAACTTTTTTTAATAGAAAAATATAAAAATCTTTTACAAATGACCTCACAAATATCTGCCAATGTAGATAAACAAATATCTTTTAGAAAGATATTAGTTAGTTTATTTCCTTGTGGATCTATAACAGGAGCTCCTAAAAAAAGAACTATGGAGCTAATAAAACATATAGAAAAGCAAAATAGAGGGGTTTATACAGGGAGTATTGGTTATATATTACCTAATAATAATATGTGTTTTAATGTTGCTATAAGAACCATCCAGAAGTATTCAAACAATATCCAAATTGGAGTAGGAGGCGCTATAACTGTATATTCAGATGTGGAGTCTGAGTGGCATGAAATGGATACGAAAATAGCATTTATCAAACAAATGTATAAACCTGATTTTTCTTTGATAGAAAGTTTTTATTATAGTAATGGATTTAAATATTTACATTTACATTTGGAGCGTCTTGAAAATACAGTTAAACGATTATTTTTTGATATAAATATAGTGGATATTAAAAATCGACTAATTGACTACTGTAAAAAAATACATAAAAGCAAAGAGTATAAAATTCGTCTTGAATATAGCTATGATAAATCTCTTATTATTGAGCATAGTCAAATAGATACAAATATTAAGCAATCTGTTAAGCTAATAGTTTGTCCAGAGAGAGTAGATTCTAAAAATAAACTATTTCAATATAAAACAACTCATAATTCTACACGTGGTTTTTATACGCAAATGCATAATAAGTATATTAATACTAAAAATGACTACGAGCTTATATTTTTAAATGAAAATGACTATGTTACAGAAACTAGATTTCATAATATAATTATTGAAAAAGATAGGCAGCTATATACGCCAAAACTAGTCGATGGTGTTTTAAATGGTATTGCTAGAAAATCTATGATAATTGAGACAAATCTAAAACCTAAAAGTTTAACTATGGATGATTTAAAATATGCAGATAAAATATATCTTATCAATAGTGTTAGAGGCTTAACGCCAGCATACTTAGAGGTATAA
- a CDS encoding dihydroneopterin aldolase, whose amino-acid sequence MQQSLFLNELEIYVSLGYSEEERAHKQMIKLDIELEFNQNYSASDTDDLEETICYYTLRNNIQKFCNNINYNLIEYLAKQIFLFIQKKYNDVKIKYLKLIKAPPVSQIKSACFIIRD is encoded by the coding sequence ATGCAACAATCTTTATTTTTAAATGAACTAGAAATTTATGTCAGCTTAGGATATTCTGAGGAAGAAAGAGCTCACAAGCAAATGATTAAGCTTGATATTGAACTAGAATTTAATCAGAACTACTCTGCTAGTGATACTGACGATTTAGAAGAAACTATTTGTTACTATACCTTAAGAAACAATATCCAAAAATTCTGTAATAATATTAATTATAATCTTATTGAATACTTAGCTAAGCAAATATTTCTTTTTATTCAAAAAAAATATAATGATGTAAAAATAAAGTACTTGAAACTTATAAAAGCGCCTCCTGTTTCACAAATAAAATCTGCTTGTTTTATTATTAGGGATTAG